A genomic region of Zea mays cultivar B73 chromosome 6, Zm-B73-REFERENCE-NAM-5.0, whole genome shotgun sequence contains the following coding sequences:
- the LOC100285827 gene encoding uncharacterized protein LOC100285827 yields MARFILSLMELGVSATVHMLFGLYVFSTAVAADISQAAAASGCLLLRRPPPAAAGSTGGALVDVAAAGESDELRGAAPVILDASPPPIVLVHGIFGFGKGRLGGLSYFAGAEKKDDRVLVPDLGSLTSIHDRARELFYYLKGGQVDYGEEHSKACGHNRFGRIYHTGHYPVWDEHNPVHFVGHSAGAQVVRVLHQMLADKAFPGHDTSEDWVVSLTSLSGALNGTTRTYYDGMLVVDGRSMKSICLLQLCRLGVIVYDWLDIPWLKNYYNFGFDHYEMSWRKVGFSGLINLLLGHTGPFASGDWILPDLTIQGSMKLNSTLRTFPNTFYFSYATKKTRKIFGITVPSSVLGVHPILFLRVLQMCMWRHPQNAPLPYKGYRDEDWEDNDGALNTISMTHPRIPIEHPHHFVVDDSDCHPLQPGIWYYKIIEADHILFIVNRERAGVQFDLLYDGIFQRCRKHAFRKSPPTVPNETSR; encoded by the exons ATGGCGCGGTTCATCCTTAGCCTGATGGAGCTCGGGGTCAGCGCCACCGTGCACATGCTCTTCGGCCTCTACGTCTTCAGCACGGCCGTCGCCGCAGACATCTCGCAGGCGGCCGCGGCGTCGGGGTGTCTCCTACTGCGCCGGCCACCCCCCGCGGCGGCGGGCTCGACCGGGGGAGCGCTCGTCGACGTCGCCGCGGCGGGTGAGAGCGACGAGCTCAGGGGCGCCGCGCCCGTCATCCTCGATGCATCGCCGCCGCCCATCGTCCTCGTCCACGGCATCTTCGGCTTCGGCAAAGGG AGGCTCGGTGGCCTCTCCTACTTCGCCGGCGCCGAGAAGAAGGACGACCGCGTGCTCGTGCCGGATTTGGGGTCGCTCACCAGCATCCATGACAG GGCGCGTGAGCTCTTCTACTACCTCAAGGGTGGGCAGGTGGACTACGGCGAGGAGCACAGCAAGGCTTGCGGCCACAACAGGTTTGGAAGAATATATCACACAG GGCACTATCCTGTGTGGGACGAGCACAACCCAGTGCATTTTGTGGGGCACTCTGCTGGCGCGCAGGTTGTGAGGGTGCTGCATCAGATGCTTGCCGACAAG GCTTTCCCTGGTCATGATACTTCTGAAGATTGGGTTGTAAGCCTGACTTCCTTGTCGGGTGCACTTAATGGAACCACAAGAACTTACTACGATGGCATGCT GGTCGTAGATGGTAGGTCCATGAAATCTATCTGTCTTCTTCAGCTCTGCCGGCTCGGAGTTATTGTCTACGATTGGCTAGACATTCCTTGGCTGAAGAATTACTACAATTTTGGTTTTGACCACTATGAGATGTCGTGGAGGAAAGTAGGCTTTTCAGGTCTAATTAATCTACTGCTGGGGCACACGGGCCCATTTGCCAGCGGGGATTGGATTCTACCTGACCTCACAATCCAAGGATCCATGAAACTAAACTCTACACTTAGGACCTTTCCCAATACATTCTACTTCAGCTATGCTacaaagaaaacaagaaaaataTTTGGAATTACAGTTCCTTCAAGTGTTCTTGGAGTGCACCCCATTCTCTTTCTGAGAGTCCTCCAGATGTGTATGTGGCGGCACCCTCAAAATGCACCTCTGCCTTACAAAGGATACAG GGATGAAGATTGGGAAGACAACGATGGGGCTTTGAACACAATCTCTATGACACACCCCCGCATTCCCATCGAGCATCCACACCATTTTGTAGTCGATGATTCTGACTGCCATCCTTTGCAACCTGGGATATG GTATTACAAGATTATTGAAGCTGACCACATTCTATTCATTGTGAACCGGGAAAGAGCTGGAGTGCAGTTTGATTTGCTGTACGATGGCATTTTTCAGCGCTGCAGGAAACATGCCTTTAGGAAGAGCCCACCTACTGTACCAAACGAAACGAGCCGATAG